From one Conexibacter woesei Iso977N genomic stretch:
- a CDS encoding TIGR03668 family PPOX class F420-dependent oxidoreductase gives MSDAAAAGWALLERARVARLATLAAADGAPHVVPITFACDAARGLIVHAVDHKPKATRALARLANVRADPRASILADHYEEDWSALWWVRADGRAEILEDAPELVDLLVARYPEQYGGEARRPEGPVVALHVERLRSWSA, from the coding sequence ATGAGCGACGCGGCGGCGGCGGGCTGGGCGCTGCTGGAGCGCGCGCGGGTCGCGCGCCTGGCGACGCTTGCGGCCGCCGACGGCGCGCCGCACGTCGTCCCGATCACGTTCGCGTGCGATGCGGCGCGCGGGCTGATCGTCCACGCGGTCGACCACAAGCCGAAGGCGACGCGCGCGCTGGCGCGCCTCGCGAACGTGCGTGCCGACCCGCGGGCGTCGATCCTCGCCGATCACTACGAGGAGGACTGGTCGGCGCTGTGGTGGGTCCGGGCCGACGGCCGCGCGGAGATCCTGGAGGACGCGCCCGAGTTGGTGGACTTGCTCGTGGCCCGCTATCCGGAGCAGTACGGCGGCGAGGCGCGGCGTCCGGAGGGTCCGGTCGTCGCGCTGCACGTGGAGCGGCTGCGCTCCTGGTCGGCGTGA
- a CDS encoding diacylglycerol/lipid kinase family protein, with protein MPAASLSSLEALGDQFALNAPTERKRMLVIVNPYATTVSDRLRNLVVYALQGRYDVDAVDTEARDHATALTREAAGEGYDVVVAFGGDGTVNEAANGLRGSSTPLTCLPGGSTNVYARMLGIPNDIVDATEHLLRIADDWQPREVHMAVVNERRFLFSSGLGLDASVVKRVDSHPHLKARFGPYYFAWCGFGEFLGKYVAKPPRLETVTDGGVPVPGVTVLVQKGEPYTYFRKLPIHAAHGATLTDRTLAGVVLRSTRPTVMPGVMFRLFSERAKLERHRQVDGFAGAHEVVVRSVDGREVPLHVDGDYIGDVVEARYGVDELPLHVVS; from the coding sequence GTGCCCGCCGCATCGTTGTCGTCGCTCGAAGCCCTCGGCGACCAGTTCGCGCTGAACGCTCCCACGGAGCGCAAGCGGATGCTGGTCATCGTCAACCCTTACGCCACAACGGTTTCGGACCGACTCCGGAACCTGGTGGTCTACGCGCTGCAGGGGCGCTACGACGTCGATGCGGTCGACACCGAGGCCCGTGACCACGCCACCGCGCTGACGCGCGAGGCGGCCGGCGAGGGCTACGACGTCGTCGTCGCGTTCGGCGGGGACGGGACGGTCAACGAGGCGGCGAACGGGCTCCGGGGCTCTTCGACGCCGCTGACCTGCCTGCCGGGCGGGTCGACCAACGTGTACGCGCGGATGCTCGGGATCCCGAACGACATCGTCGATGCGACCGAGCACCTGCTGCGGATCGCCGACGACTGGCAGCCGCGTGAGGTCCACATGGCGGTGGTCAACGAGCGGCGGTTCCTGTTCTCGTCGGGGCTCGGGCTGGATGCCTCGGTCGTCAAGCGGGTCGACTCGCACCCGCATCTGAAGGCGCGCTTCGGCCCGTACTACTTCGCGTGGTGCGGGTTCGGGGAGTTCCTGGGCAAGTACGTGGCGAAGCCGCCGCGGCTGGAGACCGTGACCGACGGCGGCGTGCCGGTCCCGGGCGTGACGGTGCTGGTCCAGAAGGGCGAGCCGTACACGTACTTCCGCAAGCTGCCGATCCACGCGGCGCACGGCGCGACGCTGACCGACCGGACGCTGGCGGGCGTCGTGCTGCGGTCGACGCGGCCGACGGTCATGCCGGGCGTGATGTTCCGGCTGTTCTCGGAGCGCGCGAAGCTGGAGCGCCACCGGCAGGTGGACGGGTTCGCGGGTGCGCACGAGGTCGTGGTGCGGTCGGTCGACGGGCGCGAGGTGCCGTTGCACGTCGATGGCGACTACATCGGCGATGTCGTCGAGGCGCGCTACGGCGTCGACGAGCTGCCGCTGCACGTGGTGTCGTAG
- a CDS encoding MSMEG_1061 family FMN-dependent PPOX-type flavoprotein has translation MTSSPFDDALESVEQLGELYEPAAQRAWDKDIGRLDEVVRALIAASPLVVVSSHDGAGHADASPRGGQPGFVTVLDDHHLAIPDATGNKRLDTLNNIISTGHAGLLFLIPGRDQTLRVNGAACVTSSPSVLERIESVGKPPRTAIIVRADETYSHCPKAFVRSKLWQPDAWPPLDDVPTAAEVMRAHHPDPSRTLQDEVTYLETSLRERLA, from the coding sequence GTGACGTCCTCACCGTTCGATGACGCGCTGGAGTCGGTGGAGCAGCTCGGCGAGCTGTACGAGCCGGCGGCGCAGCGGGCGTGGGACAAGGACATCGGGCGGCTCGACGAGGTCGTCCGCGCGCTGATCGCCGCCTCTCCCCTGGTCGTCGTGTCGTCGCACGACGGTGCCGGCCACGCCGACGCCTCGCCCCGCGGCGGCCAGCCCGGCTTCGTGACCGTGCTCGACGACCACCACCTCGCGATCCCCGACGCGACCGGCAACAAGCGCCTCGACACCCTCAACAACATCATCTCGACCGGCCACGCCGGCCTGCTCTTCCTGATCCCCGGCCGCGACCAGACCTTGCGCGTGAACGGCGCGGCCTGCGTGACCTCATCGCCGTCGGTCCTGGAGCGCATCGAGTCGGTCGGGAAGCCACCCCGCACCGCGATCATCGTCCGCGCCGACGAGACCTACTCCCACTGCCCCAAGGCCTTCGTCCGCTCCAAGCTCTGGCAGCCCGACGCCTGGCCGCCGCTCGACGACGTCCCCACCGCCGCCGAGGTCATGCGCGCCCACCACCCCGATCCCTCCCGCACCCTGCAGGACGAGGTCACCTACCTCGAGACATCGCTGCGCGAACGCCTCGCTTGA
- a CDS encoding DUF1330 domain-containing protein, whose amino-acid sequence MSKAYIISEVVIEDRERGERYRELAAASIAVHGGRYVVRGAEAEVLESVRDRRPEERVVVVEFSSVEAAREWYGSEEYAEARAIADGGALTRRLTLVEGYGVRS is encoded by the coding sequence ATGAGCAAGGCGTACATCATCTCTGAGGTCGTGATCGAGGATCGCGAGCGGGGTGAGCGGTACCGGGAGCTGGCGGCGGCGTCGATCGCCGTGCATGGTGGGCGGTATGTGGTGCGGGGTGCGGAGGCCGAGGTGCTGGAGAGTGTGAGGGACCGGCGGCCGGAGGAGCGGGTGGTGGTCGTCGAGTTCAGCAGCGTCGAGGCGGCGCGGGAGTGGTACGGCTCGGAGGAGTACGCCGAGGCGCGCGCCATCGCCGATGGCGGCGCGTTGACGCGGCGGTTGACGCTTGTCGAGGGCTACGGGGTCAGGTCGTAG
- a CDS encoding M24 family metallopeptidase: MSDDVFLWADTERSAAMRHEIPVGVGDPIGYAEVGGRVFVFASSLETDRISAARPDAEMIEWGDVGFYELLESGRTREDVVLELIARAATKMGLKDARVDPDFPLAVADRLRADGIALTPDHETFSARRRAKSRAELAGIRRAQRAADQGMAAAAALLRRAAVDEQGRLVVEDGVLTAEAVRAALREACAAAGAPAPGDIIVASVWQGFGHEPGSGPLPANLPIQIDLWPRDEESGCWADMTRTFVVGEADDATRAQEALVRDAFFSARDAVRPGVTGRELHAITCDVFEAAGIKTQRTGPDPEHPNDGFQFSLGHGVGLEVHEDPSLGQSGRAPLVTGDVIAIEPGLWANDIGGVRFEDLLLVTSDGCETLTDYPYDLTP, from the coding sequence ATGTCCGACGACGTCTTCCTCTGGGCCGATACCGAGCGGTCGGCCGCGATGCGGCATGAGATCCCGGTGGGTGTAGGGGATCCGATCGGCTATGCCGAGGTCGGTGGGCGGGTGTTCGTGTTCGCGTCGTCGCTGGAGACCGACCGGATCTCCGCCGCGCGGCCGGATGCCGAGATGATCGAGTGGGGCGACGTCGGGTTCTATGAGCTGCTGGAGAGCGGCAGGACACGCGAGGACGTGGTCCTGGAGCTGATCGCGCGCGCCGCGACCAAGATGGGGTTGAAGGACGCGCGGGTCGATCCGGACTTCCCGCTCGCGGTCGCCGACCGGCTGCGCGCCGACGGCATCGCGCTGACGCCCGACCACGAGACGTTCAGCGCGCGGCGGCGGGCGAAGTCCCGCGCCGAGCTGGCCGGGATCCGGCGCGCGCAGCGTGCGGCCGACCAGGGCATGGCGGCGGCCGCGGCGCTGCTGCGCCGGGCGGCGGTCGACGAGCAGGGCCGGCTGGTCGTCGAGGACGGCGTGCTGACCGCCGAGGCGGTCCGCGCCGCGCTGCGCGAGGCCTGCGCCGCGGCGGGCGCGCCGGCGCCGGGCGACATCATCGTCGCCAGCGTGTGGCAGGGCTTCGGCCACGAGCCGGGGTCCGGGCCGCTGCCGGCGAACCTGCCGATCCAGATCGACCTGTGGCCGCGCGACGAGGAGTCCGGGTGCTGGGCCGACATGACGCGGACGTTCGTCGTGGGGGAGGCCGATGACGCCACGCGCGCCCAGGAGGCGCTCGTCCGCGACGCGTTCTTCTCCGCGCGCGACGCCGTCCGGCCGGGCGTGACCGGGCGCGAGCTGCACGCGATCACCTGCGACGTCTTCGAGGCCGCCGGCATCAAGACGCAGCGCACCGGCCCGGACCCGGAGCACCCCAACGACGGCTTCCAGTTCTCACTCGGCCATGGTGTCGGACTCGAGGTCCACGAGGACCCGTCGCTCGGCCAGTCCGGCCGCGCGCCGCTCGTCACCGGCGACGTCATCGCGATCGAGCCCGGCCTCTGGGCCAACGACATCGGCGGCGTCCGCTTCGAAGACCTGCTCCTGGTCACCTCGGACGGCTGCGAGACGCTGACCGACTACCCCTACGACCTGACCCCGTAG